One window of Trichoderma breve strain T069 chromosome 3, whole genome shotgun sequence genomic DNA carries:
- a CDS encoding DIL domain-containing protein, whose translation MDPGDSGSDNGGEKRRTIPADLPTSLDDRRHAAGEFTMPETEMYDGWQGQSQFLTSPVLAKPLNFGDLSLNDSNQDDFVGSGPKDSDARLMEMLAAQAAHRNEAALEDEDAIITNDKMTESEKKDILQRALTMAASNGDTEKVKKLLEGDAKPFVDVNLPDDDGTPALIYASCFGHEKVVEALIEAGANVNQQDRNQWTPFMWAMTNRHKGISKLLLDKGASSEQKTSSGRTAFDFVPPDSDMSFYLHDNGYSIGSAGIMGDFYNPGFSQDRFEEEMAENEMRRRLMMESARDLEVDLGNVGMDDQPEPMDDFEEEQAEFDWSRCLHDQMFVFQEHELDRILDIVVTKMTPQRSPSQKPVPANMIFLSARYAHYHASPELLRRLLVSAMARINAVVEKSQWDMTILAFWISNATLLLHYLKKDAGLVEATTTFQAQLAELINEIFVLIVRDAERRLDKVLDPAMLEHETIPGFEDIAFQNEWKIFKRKSTVKEQPLEKRFRPPSPKQRAKPAPRNVTSLLSSTLFVLDLYDIHSVITSQIISQLLYWLGCELFNRVISNRKYLARTKAMQIRMNVSMVEDWARTNNRQAEHYEGGEMNSTGETTMDAAKRHLAPVIQLLQWLQCFSSLNADDLEALVDTLQQLKRMTPQQLIHSATHYRAEVGEKGLPPSAMKYLLAIQKEGALKKSNQASESVPTTPVTSNFNGNGQSTPKSVQIRTPGGADSDDEDSTPKSLLLNPSYMLPFALPSVTDMLVSYGAGFGGVNRERERKYIPTVPPEFLEKLEVNGSRNPPMFQEKDWENEEV comes from the exons ATGGATCCTGGGGACTCTGGCAGCGACAATGGCGGCGAGAAGCGGCGAACCATTCCGGCTGATCTTCCCACGTCGCTGGATGATAGGAGACACGCAGCGGGAGAATTCACAATGCCGGAGACGGAGATGTACGACGGCTGGCAAG GCCAGTCTCAGTTCCTCACCTCACCGGTGCTTGCAAAGCCGCTCAACTTTGGGGATCTGTCCCTGAACGATTCGAACCAGGACGACTTCGTCGGTAGCGGCCCAAAGGATAGCGACGCCAGACTCATGGAAATGCTGGCGGCCCAGGCTGCGCATCGCAACGAAGCGGCActcgaagatgaggatgccaTTATAACAAACGACAAGATGACAGagtcggagaagaaggacataCTGCAGAGGGCCTTGACCATGGCGGCCAGCAACGGCGACACCGAGAAGGTCAAGAAGCTCCTCGAGGGAGATGCGAAGCCTTTTGTCGACGTCAATCTTCCCGACGATGATGGAACCCCGGCATTGATATATGCCAGCTGCTTT GGTCACGAGAAGGTCGTCGAGGCTCTCATTGAGGCGGGTGCCAATGTGAATCAGCAAGACCGCAACCAATGGACACCTTTCATGTGGGCAATGACGAATCGCCACAAGGGCATATCGAAATTGTTGCTGGACAAGGGGGCATCCTCAGAACAAAAGACATCTTCCGGACGGACGGCGTTCGACTTTGTGCCCCCAGATAGCGACATGTCATTTTACCTACATGACAATGGTTATTCTATTGGTAGTGCAGGTATCATGGGCGATTTCTATAACCCCGGCTTCTCTCAGGACCGCTTCGAGGAGGAAATGGCGGAAAACGAAATGCGGAGacggctgatgatggagagtGCCCGCGACCTAGAAGTTGATTTGGGCAATGTTGGTATGGACGATCAACCGGAG CCGATGGATgactttgaagaagaacaagcagAGTTCGATTGGAGTCGCTGCCTCCATGACCAAATGTTTGTCTTTCAAGAGCACGAATTGGATCGGATACTGGATATTGTGGTTACCAAGATGACCCCCCAGCGGTCGCCATCACAGAAACCAGTCCCGGCCAACATGATTTTCCTCAGCGCAAGATATGCACACTACCATGCTAGTCCAGAGTTACTGAGAAGACTGCTCGTATCTGCAATGGCTCGCATCAACGCTGTCGTTGAAAAATCCCAGTGGGACATGACCATCCTAGCCTTTTGGATTTCAAACGCGACGCTCCTCCTACATTATCTCAAGAAAGATGCTGGATTGGTTGAGGCAACAACCACATTCCAAGCACAGCTTGCGGAACTTATCAATGAGATTTTTGTCCTAATCGTGCGAGATGCCGAGAGACGACTGGATAAAGTTCTCGACCCTGCCATGCTGGAGCACGAGACTATCCCGGGATTCGAGGACATTGCATTCCAAAACGAATGGAAGATCTTCAAGAGGAAGTCTACAGTTAAGGAGCAGCCTCTCGAGAAGCGTTTCCGCCCGCCGTCTCCAAAACAGAGGGCGAAGCCCGCTCCTAGAAATGTCACCTCGCTGCTGTCGTCGACGCTCTTCGTGTTGGACTTGTACGACATTCACTCGGTCATCACATCACAAATCATCTCTCAACTCCTCTACTGGCTTGGATGCGAGCTGTTCAACAGAGTCATATCGAACCGTAAGTATCTAGCCAGAACAAAGGCAATGCAGATCCGCATGAACGTCTCAATGGTGGAGGACTGGGCGCGGACAAACAACAGACAGGCGGAGCACTACGAAGGCGGCGAGATGAACTCAACTGGTGAAACCACAATGGATGCGGCCAAGCGACACCTCGCCCCCGTTATCCAACTTTTGCAATGGCTACAATGCTTTTCATCGCTAAATGCTGATGATCTGGAGGCCTTGGTCGACACTCTCCAACAGCTGAAGAGAATGACACCTCAGCAATTGATCCATTCAGCCACGCATTACCGCGCCGAAGTTGGTGAAAAGGGACTACCTCCCAGTGCTATGAAGTATCTTCTCGCAATCCAAAAGGAGGGGGCActcaagaagagcaaccAGGCGTCGGAAAGTGTGCCGACTACGCCGGTAACGAGCAATTTCAACGGAAATGGACAGTCAACTCCCAAAAGTGTTCAAATCAGAACGCCTGGTGGTGCAGACTCGGATGACGAAGACAGCACCCCCAAGAGTTTGCTACTGAATCCATCCTACATGCTGCCTTTTGCACTACCATCTGTCACGGACATGTTGGTATCATATGGAGCAGGTTTTGGAGGTGTCAACAGAGAGAGGGAGCGCAAATACATCCCGACCGTCCCACCAGAGTTTCTGGAAAAGTTGGAAGTGAATGGTTCGCGGAACCCGCCCATGTTTCAGGAGAAGGACTGGGAAAATGAAGAGGTGTGA